TCCATCATCCGCAGGGTGGCCTCGCGGGCCTCTTGCCGGTGGAGCGAGTTGGAGCCGCAGTGCACGGCCTTCGCCCGCAGCAGGAAGGCCGGGTCCACGTCCTCCGCGCCCAGGAGGAACTCCGCCGAGCGCGTCCGGAAGTACGTGAAGCTGCGCTCACCGCGTGCATCCAGCGAGATGAACACCAGTCCGGTGCGGGCCTGCGCCGTCTGCCGCAGATGGCTGACGTCCACACCTTCCGAGGCCAGGCGCTCGCGCAGGAAGTGGCCGAACTCGTCGGAGCCCACCACGCCCAGCATGGCCGGCCGCAGTCCCAGCCGGGCCAGCCCCACCGCGACGTTGGCCGGCGAGCCGCCCGTGCAGGGGTGCCAGGCCGGCACGTCGCGCACGCGCTGGCCCGGAGCGGATGGGAGGAAGTCCACCAGCGTCTCGCCGAAGCACACCACATCCAGCGGCGGCACCGTCCCCTCGCTCATCGCTGCTCCAGGTCCGGGCGCGCCGGTCAGTCCAGGCCCACCTGGGCCATGAAGTCCACGCTCTTGAGGCGCCGGCCGAGGTGGTGGGAGATGAAGACGTTGAGCAGGCCGCGCGCCCGGGCGCGCAGGTCCGCGGGCAGCGGCGTGCGCTGGCCCTCCTGCAGCGCGCGCAGGCCCGACAGCAGCGCCACCGGCACCGCCACCGACTCGCGCGCGCGGCCGCCACAGGGCTCGCACACCGCGCCGCCGTGGGCCTGGTCGAAGCGGGGCCGCTCGCCGGGTGCTCCGCCGCACAGCGTGCAGGTGTCGAAGCGCGGCATCAGCCCGGCGTGCGCCAGCGCGGACAGCTCGAAGGCGAGCAGCGACGTGGGCCCGGCCTCCTTCGCGTCCAGCCGGACGAGGTACTCCTCCAGGAGGAGGAACAGCTCCGGGTGCGGCTCATGATCTCTCGTCAGCTCGCGGCACAGCTCCACCGCGTACAGCGCGCGGGCGATGAGGGACAGGTCCTCCCGCGCCGCGTAGTAGCCCGACACGATGTCCGCCGAGTCCAGCCGCACGGTGCTGCCGCGCGTCTCGACGATGTGCACGCGCAGCCGCATGAACGGCTCCAGCGCGCCCGCGAAGCGCCGCTTGCTCTTGCGGGCCCCGGCGGCGAAGGCCGTCAGCTTTCCGTGCTCACGCGTCAGCAGGGTGACGAGCCGATCCGCCTCCCCGTAGTCCATGGTGGACAGCACGAGCGCGTCATCGTCGAAACGCTCCATAGGAGTGATTCAACGCATGAGCGGGGAGGGAAGCTTCCCGCTCAGCACGAGGAACAGGTACACGCCCAGCAGCAGGGCCCCCACCAGCACGCTCAACCCCACGTACGCCCGCTTGCGCCGCTCCTGCTCCAACTGCACCGGCGACGGCGCCGGCACCGACTTGTCCACCTCCTCGTAGCGGAGCACCGCCTCCTCGGGGGACATGCCGATGACGTGCGCGTACGCCTTGATGTAGTTCACCACGAAGATGCGCGAGGGCAGCCGCTCCACCTGCCCGGCCTCCAGGGCCGCGATGAGGGTGGGAGGAATCTTCGTCTCCCGCGCGACGTCATCGCGCGAGAGCCCCCGAAGCTCCCTCTGCTGGCTGAGGTACTTGCCGAATTCGACGTGGTCCACGGAGTCCAGATAGCCAACCGGCTAGAGCTTTTCCAGCAACCTCCGGCAGTCATCCTTCATCTGGTGTTCAGCGGGCTTCGCTTTCGTCTCACAACCCGCGAAGGCCGCCTTCGCCTCGTCCACCTGGCCCCGCTTCGCCTGGCACACGCCCTCGCGCATGTAGGCATCCGCCGTCTCCGGGCAGCTCTCCCGGTAGCGGGTGAACTG
The genomic region above belongs to Pyxidicoccus trucidator and contains:
- the recO gene encoding DNA repair protein RecO; translation: MERFDDDALVLSTMDYGEADRLVTLLTREHGKLTAFAAGARKSKRRFAGALEPFMRLRVHIVETRGSTVRLDSADIVSGYYAAREDLSLIARALYAVELCRELTRDHEPHPELFLLLEEYLVRLDAKEAGPTSLLAFELSALAHAGLMPRFDTCTLCGGAPGERPRFDQAHGGAVCEPCGGRARESVAVPVALLSGLRALQEGQRTPLPADLRARARGLLNVFISHHLGRRLKSVDFMAQVGLD
- a CDS encoding helix-turn-helix domain-containing protein, whose translation is MDHVEFGKYLSQQRELRGLSRDDVARETKIPPTLIAALEAGQVERLPSRIFVVNYIKAYAHVIGMSPEEAVLRYEEVDKSVPAPSPVQLEQERRKRAYVGLSVLVGALLLGVYLFLVLSGKLPSPLMR